One Drosophila willistoni isolate 14030-0811.24 chromosome 2R unlocalized genomic scaffold, UCI_dwil_1.1 Seg167, whole genome shotgun sequence DNA segment encodes these proteins:
- the LOC6642805 gene encoding protein piccolo isoform X7 codes for MATSALPVASSSSNSPASIQNPQLKRVVYSKYRELLGSYNDKANAIIDTLPAYLVRQDHGFQLTELPVNGNTNKQSEETNYGQRGGGGGAGGGGYEAPACVQNAMMTKDKKPFTYTPGGIDLSQIRSERMAKRLARNAQSEGATGASQQNRPAQPQSPNGGSPGSGAASSMGAAAMGMPFQVLPPPPPPPQPGKNGNQFAPAAPPPPPPQQQQSTLAPPGRLSAPGSPATARKSPTPQRFEPPPLGFRPEIKIPPNPMAALKKVPPPVEKNTFWKDEYCKERSKSPLPETAAVAAAPITQPSQNGDYTDSVDGYKPQAIGNSNYSPVAPKSPTMQQQQLHQLQQQLQQQHLSQQVPTPPPTPPQQQQQQQQQRQEFRSVPMPQSPAVNVYTQRQTESPRSPFEQQQRSTESPFRLAQQQQQQQQSPQQQQQQQYPPLAISPLAQQQPTAQQSAQSVPWRTQRSQPVVSPQPQQQQQQQQQQQLSHPQPIYNNVQQQQQQQQQQRSRDVFSPVRNDTTATAINNQQQQNYGTQQTPYSGAGKPTNVGSLYIAPLAQPTEPQAQRILLQQQQQTAARDSPMRQLPQQQQSAGQPLRWLSSQPGVKEQAPWAQARAEENGNVLPSTLRQTTPAPTSAPPAQPQVAPQAPQQPQQTSFYQPQLIQGNGFGPQPTIQQQNFGSNTQPGGLRLQINLNTNSNSTSNNNNQSGPRERIIPITLEQTPTYAAAQPNFGGYNNYPASGMVQGQRVMSPQLQTNGNSTRIVPISIEGGRSGPVSQSPVVLQNDPRSPPIQSKSFRILQKITDTVDDGNDDESFAQQTPIEQPAQLQRPQYARQMSAQQARNSPTIEQMRRLQIGQDQQQQQQQQQQLGTPLAWSPQGNGISAQNRFTQQQQQQQRFDGPPQQQQQYIPPSEQQAPEPKKYTGSAIPSRSFKILQAMTTPENAEHKIHTELDSDLENVELNENPNNNNNNNNHNNNKKYNNESNNNNNNKEINHDSSSDTIHSSNSSLSSDSNSCPPRSQSVPPHYPYAYGYPPYPWYMPPPPQGNGSEMPHHWPYPYAYPPPPVHSADGKSVDGNYPPPYAYYYPYPYPPPPPPAQLKPGETPNYAQFMPPYGPYPYPVAPSYSQSSTEESRASSVLPDIIITPSTDDVPSQVIMQHHIKVEPREPPKRAHSVEIEEIVSRPKTRNIVCTNNHEVIDVLSQRLANINKISSGNTQANLSKQLQKNYAGEQSKELEVRSPSENASEEDSNDEDEDQDDDEDDTPKHNPLQAIKSVANVQVYRLESDDDDDDDVTTAEEMSDEEEEVEEEIEEDYLVEEDLSVIYEEESELERSSSDYAKTVIRKDGSRSTIADLEVEKQIEEHDRDDDDDEESTSVTVRLPLRFSFSRSSNDENVATVEVGNTTTDVEEKRNSFSVAKIESDDEEDNDCEISVTISLSNSSRSNSVEKKNSKPFAAEEVPEDVSATFSFGKPNIEPIKEIADTTASPPKEEFDFFATLMATKMQAQKMMEQSKNFWKTPETKPMESTIEVKPRIKEEAKETKPVRPISGDFAKTQASLEAAKNSFWSTFNTASQEPVKQEESIEEEKKKEEVDFWASIEKQREDSQWTKKKKTVTYTPLQKETASMIEHWTTTLRAKVEAVQEPLRAEVHFVKEEEPKEVAQLKHEQPVEEEDFWATIETTDTAKSNGHWEQEVQATTQQEDDKDIDFWADIKSSASSIENIPNNFEYDPTKYPEEPREVDTDEEIDFWAEIEANRQPGQDDDNDDVTFHKSATFWARKERQNSVEETPYKPVEIKPFRAKLPDEPAVEIDVWATLEAAKGEEPEIVDPVIEEEKALAEEYEQLEHEKDTIEDETLQQKTDSNLHQVDTMSMASMHEPAPVYTWAVPAQCEMELQNDNDDDNDETDFWADIEEERAKKEQIEEAEQKRQNYRKAMAFFNTSIDGGRQTPTPAQTPQTDRSSVILETEESDEIDLGPPGEYELVGQDGTIVKEDAEIDEEEEERGAPTPTPTVLKEEPQPPMVYVEPEPQMKRLSNGLPDLEVEKFSEIPKISVKDRIGAFESSPSQTKALTNQSLSVDSGHGKGTLSRNSSTQRSESEIEEDDSGVTDMNRQLSETDTESESFPELRKMTSYQRAATHSRLFKLLKDENDLPEGSTVALNDEFQLKPSRRKIVHNVSITRRQNPQALSEAETMTQRRERLSLPLRKNTSIDADNPSTPNSPASPIVGPSANSQRVVSDKLVNELVQSLLLKSDSTHLRNLPMERLQAAAKRALVEEMDSNPEISSLDSTPAPTPKQDKEYTDYYNSWSDASGNNGEEIVPSKAFRALQDPRRSPWTVRCPRVLSSKTINRDLARVTESPEILSSRGSKSPECFRQQSQSRERSISSWRKV; via the exons AA TTATGGTCAACgcggtggaggaggaggagcaggaggTGGTGGCTATGAGGCGCCAGCCTGTGTGCAGAATGCCATGATGACAAAAGACAAGAAACCATTCACATATACACCAGGTGGCATAGATCTCTCTCAGATACGTTCGGAGCGTATGGCCAAACGTTTGGCTCGCAATGCCCAATCGGAGGGAGCCACTGGAGCATCGCAACAGAATAGACCAGCTCAGCCGCAGTCACCAAATGGTGGCTCACCTGGATCTGGAGCAGCCAGCTCAATGGGAGCTGCTGCCATGGGTATGCCCTTTCAGGTGCtaccaccgccgccgccgccaccacaACCGGGTAAGAATGGCAATCAATTTGCCCCAGCTGCacccccaccaccaccaccccaacaacaacaaagcacATTAGCACCACCCGGTCGTCTTAGTGCACCAGGTTCGCCGGCAACGGCTCGTAAATCACCAACACCACAACGTTTTGAGCCGCCACCATTGGGATTCCGGCCAGAGATTAAGATACCACCAAATCCGATGGCAGCTCTAAAGAAAGTTCCACCGCCCGTGGAGAAGAACACATTCTGGAAGGATGAATATTGCAAAGAGCGTTCCAAGAGTCCATTGCCAGAAACAGCAGCAGTTGCAGCTGCTCCAATTACTCAGCCAAGTCAGAATGGAGACTATACCGATAGCGTTGATG GCTATAAACCTCAAGCAATTGGtaatagcaactatagtccaGTTGCCCCCAAATCGCCGAcaatgcagcagcaacaactacatCAACTACAGCAACagttgcagcaacaacatctgTCGCAGCAGGTGCCCACGCCGCCACCAACTCcaccccaacaacaacaacagcagcaacaacaacgacaagaGTTCCGCAGTGTGCCCATGCCACAATCGCCGGCTGTCAATGTTTATacacagagacagacagagagtcCACGTTCACCCTTTGAACAGCAACAACGATCCACTGAGAGTCCTTTCCGTTTggcacaacagcagcaacaacagcaacaatcaccacaacagcagcagcaacaacaatatccACCTTTGGCAATTTCTCCATTGGCTCAGCAACAGCCAACAGCTCAGCAATCAGCACAATCTGTACCCTGGCGTACACAACGTTCTCAGCCTGTGGTTTCACCACAGccccagcaacagcagcagcagcaacaacaacagcagctaTCACATCCACAACCCATTTACAACAAtgtgcaacaacagcagcaacagcaacaacaacaacgatctCGCGATGTATTCAGCCCAGTCAGAAATgacacaacagcaacagcaatcaataaccagcagcaacagaattATGGCACTCAACAAACACCATATTCAGGAGCAGGAAAACCG accaACGTTGGTTCTCTTTACATTGCTCCTTTGGCTCAGCCCACAGAGCCACAAGCCCAGCGTATTCTgcttcagcagcagcagcagactGCAGCCCGGGATTCGCCTATGAGGCAATTGCCCCAACAGCAGCAATCAGCTGGCCAACCTTTGCGTTGGCTTAGCTCCCAGCCGGGAGTTAAGGAGCAGGCACCTTGGGCCCAAGCTCGAGCTGAAGAGAATGGCAACGTTTTGCCATCAACATTAAGACAGACGACTCCGGCGCCAACATCAGCACCACCAGCACAGCCACAAGTTGCACCACAAGCGCCACAGCAACCACAGCAAACATCTTTCTATCAACCACAATTGATTCAAGGCAATGGATTTGGTCCACAACCAACAATTCAACAGCAGAACTTTGGCTCAAATACTCAGCCAGGTGGTTTGCGTTTGCAAATTAATTTGAATACGAATAGTAacagcaccagcaacaacaataatcaAAGTGGACCAAGG GAGCGCATTATACCCATTACTTTGGAGCAGACACCAACATATGCAGCTGCCCAACCGAATTTCGGTG GTTACAACAATTATCCAGCTTCCGGAATGGTTCAAGGACAAAGGGTTATGTCACCGCAACTCCAGACGAATGGCAACTCTACACGAATTGTGCCCATCTCTATTGAGGGTGGACGATCCGGACCTGTATCCCAATCGCCAGTAGTTTTGCAAAA CGATCCACGATCACCGCCCATACAATCGAAATCGTTTagaattttgcaaaaaataacCGATACCGTGGACGATGGCAACGACGATGAATCCTTTGCACAGCAAACTCCCATCGAGCAGCCGGCCCAATTGCAGAGGCCACAATATGCTCGTCAGATGAGTGCTCAGCAGGCAAGAAATAGTCCAACTATAGAACAAATGAGACGATTGCAAATTGGTCAggatcaacagcaacagcagcagcaacaacaacaattgggTACGCCTTTAGCTTGGTCGCCGCAAG GTAATGGCATCTCAGCACAGAATCGCTttacacaacaacaacaacaacagcagcgtTTTG ATGGAcccccacaacaacaacaacaatatataCCACCTAGTGAACAACAAGCTCCGGAACCTAAAAAATATACGGGTAGCGCTATACCTAGTCGATCATTTAAAATTCTACAGGCTATGACAACACCAGAAAATGCCG AACATAAAATTCACACCGAGCTGGACTCGGATTTGGAAAATGTTGAATTGAACGAAAacccaaataataataataataataataatcataacaacaacaagaaatataataatgagagtaataataataataataacaaagaGATTAACCATGACTCATCCTCAGATACCATACATTCATCCAATTCCTCGCTTAGTTCAGATAGTAATTCGTGTCCACCCCGTTCGCAATCAGTGCCACCTCATTATCCCTATGCCTATGGCTATCCACCATATCCTTGGTATATGCCACCCCCACCTCAGGGTAATGGCAGCGAAATGCCACATCATTGGCCATATCCATATGCCTATCCACCGCCTCCTGTTCATTCAGCGGATGGAAAGTCTGTGGACGGAAATTATCCACCGCCCTATGCCTATTATTATCCCTATCCGTATCctccaccaccgccgccggcACAACTTAAGCCAGGGGAAACACCCAATTATGCACAGTTTATGCCACCCTATGGACCATATCCTTATCCTGTAGCTCCGAGCTATAGCCAGAGCTCGACGGAGGAGAGTCGAGCGAGCAGCGTCTTGCCGGATATTATTATAACACCGAGTACCGATGATGTGCCCTCTCAGGTTATAATGCAACATCACATCAAGGTGGAGCCTCGAGAGCCACCTAAGCGGGCGCACTCCGTTGAGATTGAAGAGATTGTTAGCAGACCCAAAACCCGCAACATTGTCTGCACCAACAATCACGAGGTGATCGATGTGTTGAGTCAGCGTTTGGCCAATATTAACAAGATATCCAGTGGGAATACTCAAGCGAATTTGTCCAAGcaattgcaaaaaaattatGCTGGTGAGCAGAGTAAAGAGCTCGAGGTTCGATCTCCCAGTGAGAATGCCTCAGAGGAAGATAGCAATGATGAGGATGAAGATCAGGATGACGATGAGGATGATACACCGAAACACAACCCATTGCAGGCAATTAAATCGGTGGCAAATGTTCAAGTTTATAGACTCGAATcagatgacgatgatgacgacgatgtcACGACAGCCGAGGAAATGTCCGATGAAGAAGAGGAAGTCGAAGAGGAAATCGAAGAGGATTATCTAGTGGAAGAAGATCTAAGTGTCATCTATGAGGAAGAAAGTGAACTGGAACGCAGCAGTAGCGACTATGCCAAGACGGTGATTAGAAAAGATGGTTCAAGATCAACCATAGCAGATCTCGAAGTAGAGAAACAAATTGAAGAGCACGACAgagatgacgacgatgatgaagaGTCGACTTCAGTCACCGTTCGTTTGCCATTGCGTTTCTCCTTCAGTCGCAGTTCGAATGATGAGAATGTAGCCACAGTTGAGGTGGGTAATACAACCACAGACGTCGAAGAGAAACGCAACTCGTTCAGTGTGGCCAAAATAGAGAGTGACGATGAGGAGGATAATGACTGTGAAATTAGTGTAACCATTAGCCTCAGCAATTCATCGCGCTCAAATTCGGTGGAAAAGAAGAATTCAAAACCCTTTGCCGCAGAGGAAGTCCCGGAAGATGTTTCTGCTACGTTCTCCTTTGGAAAGCCTAATATAGAACCCATCAAAGAGATTGCCGATACCACAGCTTCGCCGCCAAAAGAAGAATTTGATTTCTTTGCCACTTTGATGGCCACCAAAATGCAAGCGCAAAAGATGATGGAACAATCCAAGAACTTTTGGAAAACCCCCGAAACAAAACCCATGGAATCAACGATTGAAGTAAAACCCAGAATTAAGGAGGAGGCAAAGGAAACTAAGCCAGTTAGACCGATTTCTGGTGATTTTGCCAAAACTCAGGCTTCTCTAGAGGCCgcaaaaaatagtttttggtcCACCTTCAATACAGCAAGTCAAGAACCAGTTAAACAAGAGGAATCGATCgaggaagagaaaaaaaaagaagaagtgGACTTTTGGGCCAGCATTGAGAAGCAGCGGGAAGATTCACAATggacgaaaaaaaagaaaactgtgaCCTATACTCCGCTACAAAAAGAGACAGCTTCAATGATTGAACACTGGACCACAACTCTCAGAGCTAAGGTTGAAGCAGTGCAGGAACCTCTCAGAGCTGAAGTACATTTTGTTAAAGAAGAAGAGCCTAAAGAAGTTGCACAGCTTAAACACGAACAACCAGTGGAAGAGGAGGATTTTTGGGCCACCATTGAGACAACAGACACCGCAAAAAGTAATGGCCATTGGGAACAAGAAGTTCAAGCCACGACCCAGCAAGAGGATGATAAAGACATCGATTTCTGGGCCGATATTAAATCATCTGCAAGCAGTATTGAAAATATACCAAATAATTTTGAGTACGATCCCACCAAATATCCTGAAGAGCCACGTGAAGTTGATACAGATGAGGAAATTGATTTCTGGGCAGAAATCGAAGCAAATCGTCAACCCGGTCAAGATGATGATAACGATGATGTTACCTTCCATAAGTCTGCGACATTTTGGGCACGAAAAGAGCGACAAAATTCGGTTGAAGAAACCCCATACAAGCCAGTGGAAATTAAACCATTTAGAGCCAAGTTACCCGATGAGCCAGCAGTGGAAATTGATGTCTGGGCCACTCTAGAGGCAGCTAAAGGGGAAGAACCCGAAATTGTAGATCCAGTTATAGAAGAGGAGAAGGCTTTAGCTGAAGAGTATGAACAATTGGAGCACGAGAAGGATACAATTGAGGACGAGACTTTGCAACAGAAGACCGACAGTAATCTTCATCAAGTGGATACCATGTCAATGGCCTCTATGCATGAACCAGCGCCAGTCTATACGTGGGCGGTTCCAGCACAATGTGAAATGGAGCTACAGAATGATaacgatgatgataatgatgaaacTGACTTTTGGGCTGACATTGAGGAGGAACGTGCCAAAAAAGAGCAAATTGAGGAAGCCGAACAAAAACGTCAGAATTATCGAAAGGCTATGGCTTTCTTTAACACCTCCATAGATGGAGGACGTCAAACTCCAACACCGGCTCAGACACCGCAAACGGATCGGAGTAGTGTTATTTTGGAAACAGAAGAATCCGACGAAATTGATTTGGGTCCTCCTGGCGAATACGAATTGGTAGGCCAAGATGGAACGATTGTCAAAGAAGATGCAGAAATagacgaagaagaagaggaaCGAGGAGCTCCGACACCGACACCCACAGTTCTTAAGGAAGAACCACAACCTCCTATGGTTTATGTCGAACCAGAGCCACAAATGAAGCGTCTGTCGAATGGTCTACCCGATCTTGAGGTGGAAAAGTTTAGTGAAATTCCCAAAATATCTGTTAAAGATAGAATCGGAGCATTCGAGAGTAGTCCAAGCCAAACGAAAGCCCTTACCAATCAATCCCTTTCGGTGGACAGTGGCCATGGAAAGGGTACCCTATCGCGTAATAGCAGCACACAACGTTCCGAGTCTGAGATCGAGGAGGATGATTCTGGTGTAACCGATATGAATCGTCAGCTATCGGAAACCGATACAGAATCGGAAAGTTTCCCCGAGTTACGTAAAATGACTAGCTATCAGCGAGCAGCCACACATTCCAGACTCTTCAAGCTCCTGAAAGATGAGAACGATCTGCCCGAAGGTTCGACAGTAGCGCTCAACGATGAGTTCCAATTGAAGCCAAGCAGACGTAAGATTGTCCACAATGTTTCGATTACAAGACGACAAAATCCTCAGGCCTTAAGTGAGGCCGAGACCATGACGCAACGTCGGGAACGTCTGTCATTGCCTTTACGCAAGAATACCAGCATCGATGCCGATAATCCTTCCACACCCAATAGTCCTGCCTCACCCATAGTGGGACCATCGGCCAATAGCCAGCGTGTGGTCAGCGATAAACTGGTCAATGAACTTGTACAGAGCCTTCTGCTCAAGAGTGATAGTACGCATTTGCGTAATCTGCCCATGGAACGCCTTCAGGCTGCTGCTAAGCGTGCCCTGGTCGAGGAAATGGATTCGAATCCGGAAATAAGCTCACTAGATAGTACACCGGCCCCAACGCCCAAGCAGGATAAAGAGTACACAGACTACTACAACAGTTGGAGTGATGCAAGCGGAAATAATGGCGAAGAAATTGTCCCATCCAAGGCTTTTCGAGCTCTGCAAGATCCCAGACGTAGCCCGTGGACAGTGCGCTGTCCCCGAGTACTTAGCTCTAAGACCATAAACAGAGATTTGGCTAGAGTTACAGAATCACCAGAGATTCTCAGTAGTCGGGGTAGCAAGAGTCCCGAATGCTTCAGACAACAGTCACAGTCCCGAGAACGTTCGATTAGCAGTTGGCGGAAGGTCTAG